The proteins below are encoded in one region of Telopea speciosissima isolate NSW1024214 ecotype Mountain lineage chromosome 10, Tspe_v1, whole genome shotgun sequence:
- the LOC122641798 gene encoding cellulose synthase-like protein E6 isoform X2 gives MGGGEEKRGEEDVGLLFKTVEESKGRRIGYKIFAGSIWVGIVMVWVYRVLHIPRGGGGAEGRWAWVGLFGAELWFGFYWIITQSVRWNVVHRHITCFKDTFSLRYEDKQLPCIDIFVCTADPVMEPPILVINTVLSVMAYDYPPEKLSVYLSDDGGSDLTFNALLEASRFSKYWIPFCNKYKWEPRSPDALFASGIFTSDGDHFPRGDEWLVIKKLYEDMRKRVMSASELGRVPEEVRKQHKGFSEWNAGVTKRDHHTILQMLIDGRDPNAVDIEGISLPTLVYLAREKRPQYPHNFKAGAMNALLELAGIDGYGGALYCGTGCFHRREALCGKKYSNECRGKQNRKIERKAERSISEVEEKCKALASCTYEMGTQWGKEMGLMYGCPVEDIITGLAIQCRGWKPIHYNPDRPGFLGTAPTTLLQHLVQFKRWSEGMFQIFLSKYCPFLYGQGKIKLGLQMGYCVYCLWAANALPTLYYVFVPSLCFFNGISLFPKMSSLWFLPFAYVFVAKNVYSLAEALWCKNTVEDWWNLQRMLLIRRTTSYLFGFVDTIFRQLGFSQTTFVITAKVDEEEASKRYKQGIFEFGASSPMFTIIATVALFNLFSLVGGVKRIVMGMGVWAVEQFISQIIIAGLVVAINIPIYEALFIRKDRGRMPTSTTVASLVCASLLCLMPVY, from the exons atggggggaggagaagagaaaagaggggaagaagatgtTGGTCTACTGTTTAAGACTGTAGAGGAATCAAAGGGGAGAAGAATAGGATACAAAATATTTGCAGGGAGCATATGGGTGGGGATAGTGATGGTGTGGGTTTACAGGGTTTTGCATATcccaagaggaggaggaggagcagaagGGAGGTGGGCATGGGTTGGATTGTTCGGAGCAGAGCTTTGGTTCGGTTTCTATTGGATCATCACCCAATCCGTTCGTTGGAATGTTGTTCATCGTCACATCACCTGCTTCAAGGATACCTTTTCTCTCAG ATATGAAGACAAACAACTTCCGTGCATAGACATCTTCGTGTGTACAGCGGACCCTGTGATGGAACCACCAATTTTGGTGATAAACACTGTTTTGTCTGTAATGGCATATGATTATCCACCGGAGAAGTTGAGTGTTTATCTCTCCGATGATGGAGGCTCTGACCTAACTTTCAATGCTCTCCTTGAAGCCTCTCGTTTCTCTAAGTATTGGATACCCTTTTGCAACAAGTACAAGTGGGAGCCTAGATCACCTGATGCCCTTTTTGCTAGTGGAATCTTCACATCCGACGGTGATCACTTCCCCAGGGGCGACGAATGGTTGGTCATCAAG AAATTATATGAAGATATGAGGAAAAGGGTCATGTCGGCATCTGAATTAGGCAGAGTTCCAGAAGAAGTGAGGAAACAACACAAAGGATTCTCAGAATGGAATGCTGGAGTAACTAAACGTGATCATCACACCATTCTTCAG ATGCTAATTGATGGAAGAGACCCAAATGCAGTGGATATTGAAGGAATCTCTTTGCCAACTTTGGTATACTTGGCACGTGAGAAGAGACCCCAATATCCTCACAATTTCAAGGCTGGTGCCATGAATGCCTTG TTGGAACTTGCAGGTATAGATGGATATGGAGGGGCTCTGTATTGTGGCACTGGATGTTTTCATAGGAGAGAGGCTCTTTGTGGAAAGAAATACAGTAATGAGTGCAGAGGAAAACAGAACAGAAAGATTGAAAGGAAGGCAGAAAGGAGTATCAGTGAGGTAGAAGAGAAATGTAAGGCCCTGGCAAGCTGTACTTATGAGATGGGTACCCAATGGGGAAAagag atgggtttgatgtatgggtgTCCAGTGGAGGACATAATAACAGGTTTGGCAATCCAATGTAGGGGTTGGAAACCCATTCATTACAATCCAGATAGACCTGGCTTCTTAGGAACTGCTCCAACCACATTGCTTCAGCATCTGGTACAATTCAAGAGATGGTCTGAGGGAATGTTCCAAATTTTCCTATCTAAGTATTGTCCCTTTCTATATGGGCAAGGTAAGATAAAACTAGGCCTCCAGATGGGATATTGTGTCTACTGCTTATGGGCTGCTAATGCTTTGCCTACACTCTACTATGTGTTTGTCCCTTCTCTCTGCTTCTTTAATGGCATTTCCTTGTTCCCAAAg ATGTCTAGCCTGTGGTTTCTACCATTTGCATATGTATTTGTGGCCAAGAATGTATACAGCCTAGCTGAGGCACTGTGGTGTAAAAACACAGTAGAGGACTGGTGGAACCTCCAGAGGATGTTGTTGATTCGGAGGACGACTTCGTATCTTTTTGGCTTCGTCGACACCATTTTCAGGCAACTGGGTTTTTCCCAAACAACATTTGTAATCACAGCCAAAGTGGATGAAGAGGAGGCATCCAAGAGATATAAGCAAGGGATCTTCGAGTTTGGGGCCTCTTCTCCTATGTTTACTATCATAGCAACAGTAGCTTTGTTCAACCTTTTTAGCCTGGTTGGGGGAGTAAAGAGGATAGTTATGGGAATGGGAGTATGGGCTGTGGAGCAATTCATCTCACAAATTATTATTGCTGGCCTTGTGGTTGCCATTAACATCCCCATCTATGAAGCACTCTTCATCCGCAAAGACAGGGGACGCATGCCCACCTCCACTACAGTTGCATCGCTTGTTTGTGCTTCACTGCTATGCCTCATGCCGGTGTATTAG
- the LOC122641798 gene encoding cellulose synthase-like protein E6 isoform X1 yields MGGGEEKRGEEDVGLLFKTVEESKGRRIGYKIFAGSIWVGIVMVWVYRVLHIPRGGGGAEGRWAWVGLFGAELWFGFYWIITQSVRWNVVHRHITCFKDTFSLRYEDKQLPCIDIFVCTADPVMEPPILVINTVLSVMAYDYPPEKLSVYLSDDGGSDLTFNALLEASRFSKYWIPFCNKYKWEPRSPDALFASGIFTSDGDHFPRGDEWLVIKKLYEDMRKRVMSASELGRVPEEVRKQHKGFSEWNAGVTKRDHHTILQMLIDGRDPNAVDIEGISLPTLVYLAREKRPQYPHNFKAGAMNALIRVSSEISNGEIILNVDCDMYSNNSETLREILCFFMDEVNGHEISYVQFPQNYYNVTKNDIYCNANRVVNELELAGIDGYGGALYCGTGCFHRREALCGKKYSNECRGKQNRKIERKAERSISEVEEKCKALASCTYEMGTQWGKEMGLMYGCPVEDIITGLAIQCRGWKPIHYNPDRPGFLGTAPTTLLQHLVQFKRWSEGMFQIFLSKYCPFLYGQGKIKLGLQMGYCVYCLWAANALPTLYYVFVPSLCFFNGISLFPKMSSLWFLPFAYVFVAKNVYSLAEALWCKNTVEDWWNLQRMLLIRRTTSYLFGFVDTIFRQLGFSQTTFVITAKVDEEEASKRYKQGIFEFGASSPMFTIIATVALFNLFSLVGGVKRIVMGMGVWAVEQFISQIIIAGLVVAINIPIYEALFIRKDRGRMPTSTTVASLVCASLLCLMPVY; encoded by the exons atggggggaggagaagagaaaagaggggaagaagatgtTGGTCTACTGTTTAAGACTGTAGAGGAATCAAAGGGGAGAAGAATAGGATACAAAATATTTGCAGGGAGCATATGGGTGGGGATAGTGATGGTGTGGGTTTACAGGGTTTTGCATATcccaagaggaggaggaggagcagaagGGAGGTGGGCATGGGTTGGATTGTTCGGAGCAGAGCTTTGGTTCGGTTTCTATTGGATCATCACCCAATCCGTTCGTTGGAATGTTGTTCATCGTCACATCACCTGCTTCAAGGATACCTTTTCTCTCAG ATATGAAGACAAACAACTTCCGTGCATAGACATCTTCGTGTGTACAGCGGACCCTGTGATGGAACCACCAATTTTGGTGATAAACACTGTTTTGTCTGTAATGGCATATGATTATCCACCGGAGAAGTTGAGTGTTTATCTCTCCGATGATGGAGGCTCTGACCTAACTTTCAATGCTCTCCTTGAAGCCTCTCGTTTCTCTAAGTATTGGATACCCTTTTGCAACAAGTACAAGTGGGAGCCTAGATCACCTGATGCCCTTTTTGCTAGTGGAATCTTCACATCCGACGGTGATCACTTCCCCAGGGGCGACGAATGGTTGGTCATCAAG AAATTATATGAAGATATGAGGAAAAGGGTCATGTCGGCATCTGAATTAGGCAGAGTTCCAGAAGAAGTGAGGAAACAACACAAAGGATTCTCAGAATGGAATGCTGGAGTAACTAAACGTGATCATCACACCATTCTTCAG ATGCTAATTGATGGAAGAGACCCAAATGCAGTGGATATTGAAGGAATCTCTTTGCCAACTTTGGTATACTTGGCACGTGAGAAGAGACCCCAATATCCTCACAATTTCAAGGCTGGTGCCATGAATGCCTTG ATACGGGTGTCGTCGGAGATAAGTAATGGGGAAATCATACTCAATGTGGACTGCGACATGTACTCAAATAATTCAGAAACATTGAGAGAGATATTATGCTTCTTCATGGATGAAGTGAATGGTCATGAGATATCTTATGTGCAGTTCCCACAGAACTATTATAATGTCACAAAGAACGATATTTATTGTAATGCAAATAGGGTAGTCAATGAG TTGGAACTTGCAGGTATAGATGGATATGGAGGGGCTCTGTATTGTGGCACTGGATGTTTTCATAGGAGAGAGGCTCTTTGTGGAAAGAAATACAGTAATGAGTGCAGAGGAAAACAGAACAGAAAGATTGAAAGGAAGGCAGAAAGGAGTATCAGTGAGGTAGAAGAGAAATGTAAGGCCCTGGCAAGCTGTACTTATGAGATGGGTACCCAATGGGGAAAagag atgggtttgatgtatgggtgTCCAGTGGAGGACATAATAACAGGTTTGGCAATCCAATGTAGGGGTTGGAAACCCATTCATTACAATCCAGATAGACCTGGCTTCTTAGGAACTGCTCCAACCACATTGCTTCAGCATCTGGTACAATTCAAGAGATGGTCTGAGGGAATGTTCCAAATTTTCCTATCTAAGTATTGTCCCTTTCTATATGGGCAAGGTAAGATAAAACTAGGCCTCCAGATGGGATATTGTGTCTACTGCTTATGGGCTGCTAATGCTTTGCCTACACTCTACTATGTGTTTGTCCCTTCTCTCTGCTTCTTTAATGGCATTTCCTTGTTCCCAAAg ATGTCTAGCCTGTGGTTTCTACCATTTGCATATGTATTTGTGGCCAAGAATGTATACAGCCTAGCTGAGGCACTGTGGTGTAAAAACACAGTAGAGGACTGGTGGAACCTCCAGAGGATGTTGTTGATTCGGAGGACGACTTCGTATCTTTTTGGCTTCGTCGACACCATTTTCAGGCAACTGGGTTTTTCCCAAACAACATTTGTAATCACAGCCAAAGTGGATGAAGAGGAGGCATCCAAGAGATATAAGCAAGGGATCTTCGAGTTTGGGGCCTCTTCTCCTATGTTTACTATCATAGCAACAGTAGCTTTGTTCAACCTTTTTAGCCTGGTTGGGGGAGTAAAGAGGATAGTTATGGGAATGGGAGTATGGGCTGTGGAGCAATTCATCTCACAAATTATTATTGCTGGCCTTGTGGTTGCCATTAACATCCCCATCTATGAAGCACTCTTCATCCGCAAAGACAGGGGACGCATGCCCACCTCCACTACAGTTGCATCGCTTGTTTGTGCTTCACTGCTATGCCTCATGCCGGTGTATTAG
- the LOC122641799 gene encoding uncharacterized protein LOC122641799, producing MDLGGEPLPMETEETGDFHFILIENMEKDLSPFAVVDFIYRHTSVLTHAYVFPSLSPETFTRGAIVADSREKLEKINEFLHDPAHIVMSSRGRPWVMAEKILRHGAFQTSFGGIMLKSEDEQRDRNAEFDDIKLILCGTKEFKKAEQLKQSFTAFVDHLSGLYRRLESDERMILQSIP from the exons ATGGATTTAGGAGGTGAACCTTTGCCAATGGAGACAGAAGAAACAGgggattttcattttattcttaTTGAAAATATGGAAAAGGATTTATCCCCCTTTGCAGTTGTGGATTTTATTTATAGACATACTTCTGTATTGACTCATGCTTATGTGTTTCCAAGCTTGTCACCGGAAACATTTACAAGAGGAGCCATTGTTGCAGATAGCAGAGAGAAACTTGAAAAGATCAATGAATTTCTGCATGATCCCGCTCACATCGTCATGTCATCAAGGGGAAG ACCATGGGTGATGGCTGAGAAGATATTGAGACACGGAGCATTTCAAACATCATTTGGGGGTATAATGTTGAAATCTGAG GATGAACAAAGGGATAGAAATGCTGAATTTGATGATATAAAGTTAATCTTATGTGGAACCAAAGAGTTCAAGAAAGCCGAGCAATTAAAGCAGTCATTTACGGCTTTTGTGGATCATCTAAGCGGCCTTTACCGCAGATTAGAATCAGATGAGAGGATGATCTTGCAGTCAATCCCTTAA
- the LOC122641800 gene encoding protein NOI4-like has protein sequence MSDKGRPLPKFGEWDVNDPASAEGFTVIFNKARDEKKTGAKPDSPGKEETAFRHHAADPGKPQGKKWFCCVQPAYAES, from the exons ATGTCG GACAAGGGTCGGCCTTTGCCAAAGTTTGGTGAATGGGACGTCAATGACCCTGCTTCAGCAGAGGGATTCACTGTAATATTCAATAAGGCTAGGGATGAGAAGAAGACTGGTGCCAAGCCTGATTCACCTGGGAAGGAAGAGACAGCATTCAGGCATCATGCTGCAGATCCTGGCAAGCCACAGGGT AAAAAATGGTTTTGCTGCGTCCAACCTGCTTATGCAGAGTCCTGA